From Pseudovibrio sp. Tun.PSC04-5.I4, a single genomic window includes:
- the dnaE gene encoding DNA polymerase III subunit alpha, whose amino-acid sequence MSSPGFVHLRVHSAFSLLEGALPVGKLIDLASQDEQPAIAVTDSGNLFGALEFSEKAFGAGLQPIIGCQVCVNFDDQPDVVGDEAVSNLVLLAVNEEGYENLMDLVSRSFLDTEPGLKANVPLAGVLHKSAGLIVLTGASDGPINSLLQEGDFELAKARLELLQYTFGDRLYVELQRHNMKGEEDVESDLLNLAYSLSIPIVATNEAFFPNPDDYEAHDALIAISEGRVIIETDRRQLTPDHCFKSRHQMMDLFSDLPEALENSVNIARRCHYRPLKRAPILPRFAGADADGEEAERVESDELSRQAKEGLRARLDLHGLAPDLEEKDYWDRLDYELSIIIRMKFPGYFLIVADFIKWAKGQDIPVGPGRGSGAGSLVAWSLTITDLDPMRFSLLFERFLNPDRVSMPDFDIDFCQNRREEVIRYVQRKYGREQVAQIITFGTLQAKAVLRDVGRVLQMPYGQVDRLSKLVPGNPANPVTLSEALEQEPRLREATKQEEVVDRLLKIGQKLEGLYRHASTHAAGVVIGDRPLEQLVPLYRDPRSDMPVAQFNMKWVEAAGLVKFDFLGLKTLTVIDTAVTHIKKRGITVKIDEIPIDDPATYKMLAASETVGVFQLESQGMRRAIAGMRPDRFEDIIALVALYRPGPMDNIPIYNAVKHGEQEPDYLHPLLKPILIETNGIIVYQEQVMQIAQVLSGYSLGEADLLRRAMGKKIAAEMEIQRARFVEGAVAQQVNKDQAGMIYDLVAKFANYGFNKSHAAAYALVAYQTAWLKSNYPVEFLAGIMTLDLGNTDKLSDFRQEAVRMGIEVVPPSVNLSGAHFEVQDGKILYAMGAIKGVGEHAVEHIVEARGDKPFKDLADFATRISPKVLNRRTIENLIAAGAFDGLNSNRAQLMDGLDRIIGMAQRTEENKKLGQNDFFGGGATPEPLILNPADPWLPSEQLQKEYAAVGFYLSAHPLDEYRELFSKLRVQLWKDFERSVKAGSSAGRLAGTVTAKQERKTRTGNQMGIVRISDPTGQYEAVLFSESLNQYRDLLEPGQSVVLLVQADMRDDEVSVRIQQVEPLEKVAGRVHRTLRIFLGSADPIQSLQRQLRRGGDGEVSCVVLLDNGQREVEVKLPGNYQLSPQLSGALKTLPGVMDVQMS is encoded by the coding sequence ATGTCCTCTCCCGGCTTTGTCCATCTTCGCGTTCATTCCGCTTTTTCCCTGCTTGAGGGCGCTCTTCCTGTCGGGAAGCTGATTGATCTGGCTTCCCAAGATGAGCAGCCTGCAATCGCAGTTACGGATAGCGGGAACCTTTTTGGTGCGCTGGAGTTTTCGGAAAAAGCGTTCGGGGCTGGCCTTCAACCCATAATCGGGTGCCAGGTCTGCGTGAACTTTGACGATCAGCCAGACGTGGTCGGCGATGAAGCTGTCAGTAATCTTGTTCTTCTTGCTGTAAATGAGGAGGGCTATGAAAATCTGATGGATTTGGTGTCCAGGTCGTTTCTGGATACGGAGCCGGGCCTCAAAGCAAATGTTCCCCTTGCGGGTGTGCTGCATAAATCTGCCGGTCTTATTGTTTTAACTGGAGCAAGTGACGGGCCAATCAACTCGCTGTTGCAGGAAGGTGATTTTGAGCTTGCCAAAGCGCGGCTGGAGTTGTTGCAATATACCTTTGGCGATCGCCTCTACGTGGAGTTGCAGCGCCATAATATGAAGGGTGAGGAAGATGTTGAGTCTGATCTCCTGAACCTTGCCTACTCGTTGAGTATTCCTATTGTTGCAACCAATGAAGCTTTCTTCCCTAATCCGGATGATTACGAGGCACATGATGCGCTTATCGCTATCTCTGAAGGTCGGGTTATCATTGAAACTGACCGCCGGCAATTAACACCAGATCATTGTTTTAAGTCTCGTCACCAGATGATGGACCTGTTCTCCGATCTTCCTGAGGCGTTAGAGAACTCTGTCAATATCGCACGGCGGTGTCATTATAGGCCCTTGAAACGTGCCCCGATTTTGCCGCGCTTTGCTGGGGCCGATGCTGACGGTGAAGAGGCGGAACGTGTTGAGTCGGACGAGTTGAGCCGTCAGGCTAAGGAAGGTTTACGTGCGCGTCTGGACCTTCATGGTCTGGCGCCAGATCTTGAGGAAAAAGACTACTGGGATCGGCTAGACTACGAGCTTTCTATTATTATCCGGATGAAGTTTCCCGGTTACTTCCTTATCGTTGCTGACTTCATCAAATGGGCCAAAGGGCAGGATATTCCAGTTGGGCCAGGTCGTGGGTCCGGTGCGGGATCGCTCGTTGCGTGGTCGTTGACGATTACAGATCTGGACCCTATGCGGTTCTCGTTGCTGTTTGAGCGTTTCCTTAATCCAGACCGTGTTTCCATGCCGGATTTTGATATTGATTTTTGCCAGAACAGGCGAGAAGAAGTGATCCGGTATGTACAACGCAAGTATGGTCGTGAGCAGGTTGCGCAGATTATCACCTTTGGAACACTTCAGGCGAAAGCTGTGTTGCGGGATGTCGGGCGTGTTTTGCAGATGCCATATGGTCAGGTGGATCGGTTGAGTAAGCTGGTTCCTGGGAATCCGGCCAACCCAGTAACCTTGAGTGAAGCGTTGGAGCAAGAGCCTCGACTGCGAGAAGCGACCAAGCAAGAAGAGGTTGTTGACCGCCTTTTGAAAATTGGGCAAAAACTTGAGGGACTTTATCGTCACGCATCAACCCACGCGGCTGGTGTTGTGATTGGAGATCGTCCGCTTGAGCAGCTTGTTCCGCTCTACCGTGATCCTCGATCCGATATGCCTGTTGCTCAATTCAATATGAAGTGGGTTGAAGCTGCTGGTCTTGTTAAGTTTGACTTTTTGGGCCTGAAAACGCTGACTGTGATTGATACTGCTGTGACGCATATCAAAAAACGCGGTATCACTGTTAAAATTGATGAAATCCCCATTGATGATCCAGCCACCTACAAAATGCTTGCAGCCAGTGAGACGGTTGGCGTGTTCCAGCTTGAAAGTCAGGGAATGCGCCGCGCTATTGCAGGCATGCGGCCTGATCGGTTCGAAGATATTATTGCGCTGGTTGCGCTTTATCGTCCGGGCCCGATGGACAATATCCCGATTTACAATGCGGTAAAGCATGGAGAGCAAGAACCGGATTATCTTCATCCGCTCCTTAAGCCAATCCTGATTGAGACAAACGGTATTATTGTCTATCAGGAACAGGTGATGCAGATCGCACAGGTGCTTTCTGGTTACTCTCTTGGTGAAGCGGATTTGTTGCGCCGTGCTATGGGTAAAAAGATTGCCGCTGAAATGGAAATTCAGCGCGCACGCTTTGTCGAGGGTGCGGTTGCGCAGCAGGTCAATAAAGATCAGGCCGGGATGATCTACGACCTTGTTGCCAAGTTTGCGAACTATGGCTTCAACAAGTCACATGCTGCTGCTTACGCGTTGGTGGCCTATCAAACAGCTTGGCTTAAATCGAATTATCCCGTTGAATTCCTAGCCGGTATTATGACGCTTGATCTTGGCAATACGGATAAGTTGAGTGACTTTCGTCAGGAAGCCGTGCGTATGGGCATTGAGGTGGTGCCGCCTTCTGTTAATTTGTCTGGTGCGCATTTTGAGGTGCAGGATGGCAAAATCCTTTATGCAATGGGCGCTATCAAGGGTGTTGGTGAGCACGCCGTTGAACATATTGTTGAGGCGCGTGGTGATAAGCCTTTCAAAGATTTGGCGGATTTTGCGACCCGTATTAGCCCGAAGGTTCTGAATAGACGTACGATTGAAAATCTCATCGCAGCCGGGGCTTTTGATGGATTGAATTCGAACCGTGCCCAATTGATGGATGGTTTGGATCGCATAATCGGGATGGCGCAGCGTACTGAAGAGAATAAGAAACTCGGGCAGAATGATTTCTTCGGAGGAGGGGCTACTCCTGAACCGTTGATCTTGAATCCCGCTGATCCATGGCTGCCATCAGAGCAGTTGCAAAAAGAGTACGCAGCAGTTGGATTTTATCTTTCCGCCCATCCTCTGGATGAATACCGTGAGCTGTTTTCCAAGCTTCGCGTTCAGCTCTGGAAGGATTTTGAACGTTCTGTGAAAGCAGGTTCCTCTGCTGGTCGTCTTGCCGGAACAGTAACAGCTAAACAAGAACGTAAGACGCGTACAGGCAATCAAATGGGGATTGTCCGTATTTCTGATCCGACTGGTCAATATGAGGCTGTCCTGTTTTCTGAAAGCCTGAATCAGTATCGTGACTTGCTTGAGCCCGGGCAGTCAGTTGTTCTGTT
- a CDS encoding contractile injection system protein, VgrG/Pvc8 family, with translation MNLFVSIDGNDVTGFLQNLLSDKGASALIDLQVDDEAGGKSDKVTLKLVRNNQIALPPKGAQIVVMLPNAAGALMPMGTFYSDAPKTSGSKQGGHLMTLCGTAADMGGTLKEKRTQSYDSTTLKKVVETVAGRHSLEPVVSKNLASIAVPHKDQTNVSDMHFLTEWAKELGAIFKPIEKKLLFVEKGTVKSASGASLPVLKPVATQILDYEWQGSQRTEYKAVKAAYHDQDKATRLYAEAGSGEPVHTLCKTFASKAEAQKAAGAALKDGIAGAETASVTIVGDASARAEGAILLPPVQPEMAGEWSIRKASHGVRKAVGYTSKLELERVRS, from the coding sequence ATGAACCTGTTTGTCTCCATTGATGGCAACGATGTCACTGGTTTTTTGCAGAACCTACTCAGTGACAAAGGGGCATCTGCTCTGATCGATCTTCAGGTTGATGATGAAGCTGGCGGTAAGTCTGACAAGGTAACGTTGAAGCTGGTTCGTAACAACCAGATCGCTTTGCCACCCAAGGGTGCCCAAATTGTCGTTATGTTGCCCAATGCTGCTGGCGCGTTGATGCCCATGGGAACCTTTTACAGCGATGCACCCAAAACCTCAGGAAGCAAGCAAGGCGGTCATTTGATGACCCTTTGCGGAACCGCTGCTGATATGGGCGGCACCTTGAAGGAAAAGCGTACACAAAGCTATGACAGCACTACGCTCAAGAAGGTTGTTGAGACAGTTGCTGGCCGTCATTCATTGGAACCTGTTGTGAGCAAGAACCTTGCCTCTATTGCCGTGCCTCACAAGGACCAGACCAATGTCAGCGATATGCACTTTCTGACCGAATGGGCAAAAGAGCTGGGAGCCATCTTTAAGCCCATTGAGAAGAAGTTGCTGTTCGTTGAGAAAGGCACAGTCAAGTCTGCGTCCGGGGCCTCATTACCTGTATTGAAACCTGTCGCCACTCAAATTCTGGACTATGAATGGCAGGGCAGCCAGCGCACCGAGTACAAAGCTGTAAAGGCGGCTTATCACGATCAAGACAAAGCTACTCGCCTTTATGCTGAAGCTGGAAGTGGAGAGCCTGTTCACACGCTTTGCAAGACCTTCGCAAGCAAGGCTGAAGCACAGAAGGCAGCAGGTGCGGCCTTGAAGGATGGGATCGCTGGAGCAGAGACAGCCAGTGTCACCATAGTTGGAGATGCAAGCGCACGGGCTGAGGGGGCGATTCTCTTGCCACCTGTGCAACCCGAGATGGCTGGCGAATGGAGTATTCGAAAAGCCTCACATGGCGTTCGAAAGGCCGTCGGATACACTTCGAAGCTGGAGCTGGAGAGGGTTCGAAGCTAG
- a CDS encoding phage tail protein yields MSKPLAALGMFIFSPDTGSFEELERRWKFIWAKPDPIGGPPVKQWMGPGDQTLIIKGGIWPEIQPSGSWKMEAIAARAGSGQPMTLILSSGRVLGRWCVEEIFKKETEFVNAGPGTAMEFSINLSRYSGASSLWPF; encoded by the coding sequence ATGTCTAAACCGCTTGCCGCACTGGGCATGTTCATCTTCTCGCCTGATACCGGTTCTTTTGAAGAGCTGGAACGGCGCTGGAAGTTTATATGGGCAAAGCCCGATCCAATTGGAGGGCCGCCAGTTAAGCAATGGATGGGACCAGGAGACCAGACGCTGATCATCAAGGGTGGGATCTGGCCGGAGATCCAGCCATCAGGGTCATGGAAAATGGAAGCCATTGCAGCGCGTGCCGGATCAGGTCAGCCCATGACCCTTATTTTAAGTTCTGGCCGTGTGCTTGGGCGTTGGTGTGTGGAGGAGATCTTCAAGAAGGAAACTGAGTTTGTGAATGCAGGCCCAGGCACGGCCATGGAGTTCTCAATCAATCTGAGCCGCTATTCAGGAGCAAGTTCACTATGGCCGTTTTAA
- a CDS encoding phage tail tape measure protein, translating into MSSNLKAQMTMTLRDKFSRNGRRLRDSMRGIRKDSREMGKGFKSAARDAAEMARKDIQAARSKQDLISQFKKGQSAVKQSRLEYVAAKAKMQALSKEIKAAEKPSKKLQAAFKKARQDTDRLGRAFKQTTQSAQKHKSAMSEAGIKVNRLAETERKLSSRIDSATREMNEQTQAVRRQAAEYQKLERRKQAVLRLTNRERQRRDSRMVRGAAVGAAGVGGMLAGRQLARPVTSAVVQFAGFEEQMDSVAAVTRIDQSSSQYKDLSNLARKLGATTSYSAIEAAQGMNFLAMAGMGPEAIQTAMADVLNLAKATKTDLAGTADISSNILSGFGLDPADMTRVADVLTATTTRANVDLTMLGESMKYAAPVAKQLGVSLEETAAMAGLLGNVGIQGSMAGTALRTIYTRLAAPAKRGKKALRELSVETRDAAGNLRSVPDVLLDIAKATQKMGSGKRAQIFKDIAGAEAGSAFAALLDAKGYAVFETLLADLQDVNGEAKRVATQMGDNLMGDWLGFKSSVSEVALIFGGALNPILRDTVQSMTRMARGMGEWLKEHPNVTKAIGFTVAALAGFLIVGGGLLAFMGTAIALAAPMRFGLFMMGLSARTGAGRIGLIGRAIRMLNPIRWAMLIPKLAWRLFVTPLKWLSFITRFGWRMFVGGLRWASFIPKIGWRGLLTGFRWLSFLPKLSWRLLIPVLKWTARLIPGIGWAVTLGLLAWDLIIKPLGWDKYLPSIEWSEVFGAFSWDGWMPKVDWGMLFGAVKWPDELTGFDWKSFISDIDWVNILLFGLPGAVNEVVKAFTGIDLFEMGASAIKSLWNGMSSMVGQMVADIKASMTGMLPDWATEYLGIGGGADKSGGKVQARASGGSYRSGPLLVGERGPELKYSSQSGYIAHNDNLKRMVRMSDRIRRVARIGAVAGAIAAPMPSVAAAQVLPEMSAQAGPAAAAGSGITVSVQIGNITANDNDIEARIQQAIQQGVQQGIEAAMGGSMSRLSD; encoded by the coding sequence ATGAGCAGCAATCTTAAAGCCCAGATGACCATGACTTTGCGTGATAAGTTTTCGCGCAATGGTCGCCGCCTTCGCGATTCAATGCGCGGCATTCGCAAGGATAGCCGGGAGATGGGCAAGGGCTTTAAAAGCGCTGCTCGTGATGCTGCTGAAATGGCCCGCAAAGACATTCAGGCCGCCCGCTCCAAACAAGACCTGATCAGCCAATTCAAGAAGGGCCAGAGCGCAGTTAAACAGTCACGCCTTGAATATGTGGCCGCCAAGGCCAAGATGCAGGCGCTTTCCAAAGAGATTAAGGCAGCTGAGAAACCATCAAAGAAGCTTCAGGCCGCTTTCAAAAAAGCCAGGCAAGATACAGACCGACTGGGCCGCGCTTTCAAGCAAACCACGCAGAGCGCTCAGAAGCATAAATCAGCAATGAGTGAGGCTGGCATTAAGGTCAATCGCCTTGCTGAGACAGAGCGTAAATTGTCCAGCCGCATTGATAGCGCCACGCGTGAAATGAACGAGCAGACACAGGCTGTGCGCAGGCAGGCAGCTGAGTATCAAAAACTTGAGCGCCGCAAACAAGCTGTTTTACGTCTGACCAATCGGGAACGCCAGCGCCGGGACAGTCGCATGGTGCGCGGGGCAGCGGTTGGTGCTGCTGGTGTGGGCGGCATGCTGGCAGGTCGCCAATTGGCGCGTCCAGTGACAAGCGCTGTGGTTCAGTTTGCCGGGTTCGAAGAGCAGATGGATTCAGTTGCAGCTGTCACCCGGATTGACCAGAGCAGCAGCCAATATAAAGACCTGAGCAATCTGGCACGCAAGCTGGGAGCTACCACCAGTTACAGCGCCATTGAAGCGGCGCAAGGCATGAACTTCCTTGCCATGGCAGGCATGGGCCCGGAGGCTATTCAAACGGCTATGGCCGATGTGTTAAACCTTGCCAAGGCAACCAAGACAGATCTGGCAGGCACTGCCGATATCAGTTCCAACATTCTTTCAGGCTTTGGGCTGGACCCTGCGGACATGACCCGTGTGGCCGATGTTTTAACGGCCACGACCACCCGCGCTAATGTGGACTTGACCATGTTGGGGGAGAGCATGAAATACGCTGCACCCGTTGCAAAGCAGTTGGGCGTGAGCCTGGAAGAAACGGCTGCCATGGCTGGGTTGCTTGGTAATGTTGGTATTCAAGGCTCTATGGCAGGCACCGCGTTGCGTACCATTTACACCCGCCTTGCAGCACCGGCAAAACGAGGTAAAAAAGCCTTACGCGAGTTGAGTGTAGAAACCAGAGATGCCGCTGGCAACCTGCGCTCTGTGCCTGATGTACTTTTAGATATAGCCAAAGCCACGCAGAAAATGGGGTCTGGTAAACGAGCCCAGATTTTTAAAGATATCGCAGGCGCTGAAGCTGGATCAGCGTTTGCCGCACTGCTGGATGCCAAAGGTTATGCTGTCTTTGAGACGCTTCTGGCTGACCTGCAGGACGTGAACGGGGAAGCCAAACGAGTTGCTACTCAAATGGGGGACAATCTCATGGGAGATTGGTTGGGCTTTAAGTCCTCGGTCTCCGAGGTCGCGTTGATTTTTGGTGGTGCTCTAAATCCTATTTTACGCGACACAGTGCAATCCATGACACGCATGGCGCGAGGCATGGGTGAGTGGTTAAAAGAACACCCCAATGTCACCAAGGCCATTGGATTTACAGTTGCAGCCTTGGCTGGTTTTTTGATCGTTGGCGGTGGGCTGCTCGCCTTTATGGGAACGGCTATTGCTTTGGCGGCACCGATGCGCTTCGGTCTGTTTATGATGGGGTTGAGTGCCAGGACAGGTGCTGGCCGTATTGGACTGATTGGTCGCGCCATCCGCATGCTCAATCCGATCAGATGGGCGATGCTTATTCCCAAGCTTGCATGGCGTTTGTTTGTGACGCCGTTAAAGTGGCTTTCGTTTATCACACGGTTCGGCTGGCGGATGTTTGTGGGTGGTTTGCGGTGGGCAAGCTTCATCCCGAAGATTGGCTGGCGTGGCCTTCTGACCGGCTTTCGCTGGTTGTCCTTCCTGCCAAAACTCTCATGGCGGTTGCTCATCCCTGTGCTCAAATGGACTGCAAGGCTTATTCCGGGAATTGGCTGGGCTGTCACGCTTGGACTGTTGGCGTGGGATTTGATCATCAAGCCACTTGGCTGGGATAAGTATCTGCCGAGCATTGAGTGGTCTGAGGTTTTTGGTGCCTTCAGCTGGGATGGTTGGATGCCCAAGGTTGATTGGGGCATGTTGTTTGGTGCGGTGAAGTGGCCCGATGAATTGACTGGCTTTGACTGGAAATCCTTTATCAGTGATATCGATTGGGTAAACATTCTGCTCTTTGGTCTGCCTGGTGCAGTCAATGAGGTCGTGAAAGCCTTCACCGGCATTGATCTGTTTGAGATGGGCGCAAGTGCCATCAAGTCCCTTTGGAATGGTATGTCCTCCATGGTGGGGCAGATGGTGGCTGACATCAAAGCCAGCATGACCGGAATGCTACCCGATTGGGCAACTGAGTATCTGGGCATTGGAGGTGGAGCCGACAAGTCTGGCGGCAAAGTGCAAGCGCGCGCGTCTGGTGGCTCATATCGCTCTGGCCCGCTGTTGGTGGGCGAGCGAGGGCCGGAACTGAAATACTCCAGCCAGAGCGGTTATATCGCCCACAACGACAATTTGAAACGCATGGTGAGGATGTCAGATCGCATTCGCCGCGTAGCCCGTATTGGAGCTGTGGCAGGAGCGATTGCGGCACCGATGCCTTCAGTGGCAGCCGCTCAGGTTCTGCCGGAGATGTCAGCACAAGCTGGACCAGCTGCGGCCGCAGGATCTGGAATCACTGTCTCCGTTCAGATCGGCAATATTACCGCCAATGATAATGACATCGAGGCTCGTATTCAGCAGGCTATTCAACAAGGCGTGCAGCAAGGAATTGAGGCTGCCATGGGTGGCTCAATGAGCCGATTGTCTGATTGA
- a CDS encoding phage tail assembly protein, with protein sequence MKKQIVTLASPITINGKDVNEITLVREPIGRELGNFTPFDVAEGNIKALAYVLPKICSPHLPSTAIKDMSTGNIMAMTAGFNRFFDGLEPDGLVKTVETNPSQTTTSTTSPSQSDQKA encoded by the coding sequence ATGAAAAAGCAAATTGTAACCTTAGCCAGTCCGATCACGATTAATGGAAAAGACGTCAATGAAATCACTCTTGTTCGGGAGCCAATTGGTCGCGAGCTTGGTAATTTCACACCATTTGATGTGGCTGAAGGCAATATTAAAGCACTGGCCTACGTGCTGCCAAAAATCTGTTCTCCGCACCTTCCGAGCACAGCGATTAAAGACATGAGCACAGGCAATATCATGGCAATGACCGCAGGCTTTAATCGTTTTTTCGATGGACTGGAGCCGGATGGACTTGTGAAGACGGTGGAGACGAATCCGAGCCAGACGACGACTTCGACGACCTCCCCAAGCCAGAGCGACCAGAAAGCCTAG
- a CDS encoding phage major tail tube protein has product MEQGHKLDGFTLWMGNNDYGGIVTGITRPELSRNLQERKTGGRRFPVGTSHGYEVLKMTIKTKGLSLSMYDLLLPGSIDGVKLFVRGHFDDEMGNTLTSVEEVRGRVKSPKVIDEMKADDDVEGDIEIWPVFYSWEMGGAEKLYIDVLNDIIRPDIIDGSQARRASLGRT; this is encoded by the coding sequence ATGGAACAAGGACATAAGCTAGACGGGTTCACGCTTTGGATGGGGAACAATGATTACGGCGGCATTGTCACTGGCATCACCCGCCCAGAGCTTTCCCGCAACCTTCAGGAGCGTAAAACCGGTGGTCGCCGGTTCCCGGTCGGCACGTCTCATGGCTATGAGGTGCTCAAGATGACCATCAAGACCAAGGGTCTGTCCCTCAGCATGTATGACCTGCTTCTGCCGGGCAGCATTGACGGGGTGAAGTTGTTTGTGCGTGGGCACTTTGATGATGAGATGGGCAACACTTTGACATCCGTTGAGGAAGTTAGAGGCCGCGTCAAATCACCCAAAGTCATTGATGAGATGAAGGCCGATGATGACGTTGAAGGGGATATCGAGATCTGGCCAGTGTTTTACAGCTGGGAGATGGGCGGCGCTGAAAAGCTCTATATCGACGTTTTGAACGATATCATTCGCCCCGATATCATTGACGGATCACAAGCCCGCCGCGCCTCGTTAGGCCGCACCTAA
- a CDS encoding phage tail sheath subtilisin-like domain-containing protein produces the protein MTTNYHHGVRAHDMTQAPPIIRVGVSGEIGIIGTAPGADAAKWPLNVPVAIIGDITKAASLGATGTLPIALKTIWKQYEKTSGKLVVIRVEELADAAEQISAVVGDVTLKTGVHAFRSSNTLLGIEPDILIAPGFTNTNPDGNANPVVTELAAVAKRLRSFVYIDGPNTTATDAVAARDKYGFDNVMMVDNYIAEWDTATDAEVQLPGSILAAGMQSKMDLEKGFWWSASNKPANCTGTARVVDFRSNDSGCEANFLNSHDITTIIRDSGFRLWGSHTLDKEKLLGGTIVGRRVADKVYDALERGLMTYIDVPTSIQAIKDIGSSGDEFLRGLLQKGALIGYEFSLPEDLNTVSQMADGVFFYKLKFIEAAGIRDIEIWGYRTPAFYAEFLSRAAAVSKFSQVAA, from the coding sequence ATGACGACCAATTATCACCACGGGGTACGCGCTCATGATATGACGCAGGCTCCACCTATCATCCGCGTTGGCGTGTCTGGAGAGATCGGCATCATTGGCACTGCGCCTGGTGCGGATGCAGCAAAATGGCCGCTCAATGTACCAGTTGCCATTATCGGTGATATTACAAAAGCGGCCAGTCTGGGCGCAACCGGCACACTCCCAATTGCCCTGAAGACGATCTGGAAGCAGTACGAGAAAACCTCTGGCAAACTCGTTGTGATCCGCGTCGAAGAGCTTGCTGATGCGGCTGAGCAGATCAGCGCTGTTGTTGGTGATGTGACCTTAAAGACGGGTGTTCATGCCTTCCGCTCCTCCAACACGTTGCTGGGTATTGAGCCAGACATTCTGATTGCACCAGGCTTTACCAATACCAACCCGGATGGCAATGCAAACCCTGTCGTGACTGAGCTTGCTGCGGTTGCCAAACGCTTGCGCTCGTTTGTCTATATCGACGGGCCAAACACCACGGCGACAGACGCTGTTGCCGCGCGGGACAAGTACGGCTTTGACAACGTGATGATGGTTGATAACTACATCGCGGAATGGGACACGGCCACAGATGCGGAAGTGCAGTTGCCCGGATCGATTTTGGCGGCTGGTATGCAATCCAAGATGGATCTGGAAAAGGGCTTCTGGTGGTCAGCCTCCAACAAGCCTGCCAATTGCACCGGCACTGCACGGGTGGTGGACTTCCGTTCCAATGATAGCGGCTGCGAAGCCAACTTCCTTAACTCTCACGACATCACAACGATCATCCGCGACAGCGGGTTTAGGTTGTGGGGTTCGCATACGCTGGACAAGGAAAAGCTGCTTGGCGGAACCATTGTAGGTCGCCGTGTGGCCGACAAGGTCTATGACGCGCTGGAGCGTGGTTTGATGACCTACATCGATGTGCCAACCAGCATTCAAGCCATTAAGGATATCGGCTCCAGTGGCGATGAGTTCTTACGTGGTTTGCTGCAAAAAGGTGCGCTGATTGGCTATGAGTTCAGCCTGCCTGAGGATCTCAATACCGTCTCTCAAATGGCTGATGGTGTCTTCTTTTACAAACTCAAATTCATTGAAGCTGCTGGCATCCGGGATATCGAGATCTGGGGGTACCGCACACCAGCTTTTTACGCCGAGTTCCTCAGCCGTGCAGCTGCTGTCTCCAAATTCTCTCAGGTAGCCGCTTAA